The following are from one region of the Rosistilla carotiformis genome:
- a CDS encoding arylsulfatase: MKIKLTSFLLAAGLCLSATAQDKPNILVIWGDDIGTENISDYNRGMMGYKTPNIDRVAKEGIFFTDYYGQQSCTAGRAAFIGGSVPVRSGMTKVGLPGAKEGWQKTDVTMATVLKSLGYSTGQFGKNHQGDRDEHLPTQHGFDEFLGNLYHLNAEEEPENEDYPADMKMADGRTFLQVFGPRGVIKASADGKIEDTGPLTKKRMETIDEETIAAAKDFITRQHKAGKPFFCWWNGTRMHFRTHVKKEHRHKGNDEYTDGMIEHDMQVGELLDLLDELGIADNTIVQYSTDNGPHYNTWPDAGTTPFRSEKNSNWEGAYRVPCYVRWPGKFAAGTTLNGIVAHEDWLPTFAAAAGSTDIKSKLLEGVELNGRTYKNHIDGYNQLDYLTGKVDESPRREFMYVNDDGQIVAIRYDAWKAVFLENRGVAFEVWREPFTELRVPLLFNLRRDPFEKAQHNSNTYNDWFLSRVYVLAPMQQFAGKFLMTMKEFPPSQTPGSFNLEKIQKQIEGSLGGR, encoded by the coding sequence ATGAAGATCAAGCTAACAAGTTTCCTCTTGGCGGCGGGGCTTTGCCTTTCGGCCACCGCTCAGGACAAGCCGAATATCCTTGTCATCTGGGGTGACGATATCGGCACCGAAAATATCAGCGACTACAACCGTGGGATGATGGGCTACAAGACGCCTAACATCGATCGCGTCGCGAAAGAAGGCATCTTCTTCACCGATTACTATGGCCAACAATCGTGCACCGCCGGTCGTGCGGCGTTCATCGGTGGCAGCGTTCCTGTCCGCAGCGGAATGACGAAAGTCGGTCTTCCGGGCGCAAAAGAAGGTTGGCAGAAGACCGACGTCACGATGGCGACCGTCTTGAAAAGCCTCGGCTATTCAACGGGCCAATTTGGCAAAAACCACCAAGGCGATCGCGACGAACACCTGCCAACACAGCACGGTTTTGATGAGTTCCTCGGCAATCTCTATCACTTGAACGCTGAGGAAGAACCCGAAAACGAAGACTATCCCGCCGACATGAAAATGGCCGATGGGCGCACGTTTTTGCAAGTCTTTGGTCCGCGTGGCGTGATCAAGGCGAGCGCCGACGGAAAGATCGAAGATACGGGACCGCTGACCAAGAAGCGGATGGAAACGATCGACGAGGAAACCATCGCTGCGGCGAAGGACTTCATCACGCGTCAGCACAAAGCGGGCAAGCCGTTCTTCTGCTGGTGGAACGGAACTCGGATGCACTTTCGCACGCACGTGAAGAAGGAACACCGACACAAAGGAAACGATGAGTACACCGACGGCATGATCGAACACGACATGCAAGTTGGCGAATTGTTGGATCTCCTGGATGAACTGGGTATCGCCGACAACACGATCGTTCAATACTCCACCGACAACGGCCCCCACTACAACACTTGGCCCGATGCCGGAACGACACCGTTCCGCAGCGAAAAGAACTCGAACTGGGAAGGCGCCTATCGCGTTCCTTGTTATGTGCGTTGGCCCGGCAAGTTCGCCGCAGGCACCACGCTCAACGGAATCGTTGCTCACGAAGACTGGTTGCCAACCTTTGCCGCAGCTGCGGGGTCGACCGACATTAAGAGCAAACTACTCGAAGGCGTTGAACTTAACGGGCGCACCTACAAGAATCACATCGACGGTTACAACCAACTCGACTACCTAACCGGTAAGGTCGACGAATCACCGCGTCGTGAATTCATGTATGTGAACGATGACGGTCAAATCGTCGCGATTCGCTACGATGCTTGGAAAGCCGTTTTCCTTGAGAACCGTGGTGTAGCTTTTGAAGTTTGGCGGGAACCGTTCACTGAACTCCGCGTTCCGTTGCTGTTCAACCTTCGCCGTGATCCGTTTGAAAAGGCACAGCACAACTCGAACACCTACAACGATTGGTTCTTGTCGCGAGTCTATGTGTTGGCTCCAATGCAGCAATTCGCTGGGAAGTTCCTGATGACGATGAAGGAGTTCCCGCCGAGCCAAACGCCTGGTTCGTTTAATCTGGAGAAGATCCAGAAACAGATCGAAGGCAGCTTGGGCGGACGATAA
- a CDS encoding TolC family protein: MYTLADIEQLALSNNPAIAAAYANTSKATGLRRQVGTRPNPTIGYAGQQLADQKTDQHSLFIEQEFVRGGKLELNRSILSHTASAQRWETETQRYRVLTDVRVRFYEALAAQQQLEATREFQSVAERGVEVAEQRQKAEEGTLIEVLQSQTMLSEIALAAERTELSYRGAWQDLAAIAGLPSTTPVRLVAQLEPPAYAPDWETTYGAIVAQSPEMSVAHALVCEKAAILKRQQTQMTPNVTGQLGAGFDNGTDSGMLNVQLSAPIPVWNKNQGNISAAYADYRNAVQNVQRVEQSIRSRLARTAQEFDATMATVKKYEEQIIPQATKSLELSEEGYKAGELEFLQVLIVRRSFYDSMIRFIEAKGQLAQANAKVDGLLLTGGLNAPQDYTDGDGFRGASFGGQ, from the coding sequence GTGTATACGCTCGCAGACATCGAACAACTGGCCCTTAGCAACAATCCCGCAATCGCGGCCGCTTACGCGAACACCAGCAAAGCCACGGGGCTGCGCCGCCAGGTCGGCACGCGTCCCAATCCAACGATCGGTTATGCGGGACAGCAATTGGCCGATCAAAAGACGGATCAGCATAGCCTGTTCATCGAACAAGAGTTCGTGCGCGGTGGGAAATTGGAATTGAATCGCTCCATCCTTTCACACACCGCGTCGGCGCAGCGATGGGAAACCGAAACGCAACGCTATCGCGTTTTGACCGATGTCCGAGTGCGATTCTATGAAGCCTTGGCCGCACAACAGCAACTCGAGGCGACACGCGAGTTTCAGTCGGTTGCCGAACGGGGTGTTGAAGTTGCTGAGCAACGACAGAAGGCAGAGGAAGGAACGTTGATCGAGGTGCTGCAGTCCCAGACGATGCTCAGCGAGATCGCCTTGGCGGCCGAACGCACCGAACTCAGTTACCGAGGCGCGTGGCAGGATTTAGCGGCAATCGCCGGCCTGCCATCGACGACTCCGGTCCGCCTGGTCGCGCAACTCGAACCGCCCGCTTACGCTCCTGATTGGGAAACGACCTACGGTGCGATCGTGGCGCAAAGTCCCGAGATGTCGGTGGCGCATGCGTTGGTCTGCGAAAAGGCCGCGATTTTGAAACGTCAGCAAACCCAGATGACTCCCAACGTTACCGGTCAGCTGGGGGCGGGCTTTGACAACGGAACCGATTCGGGAATGTTGAACGTTCAATTGTCCGCTCCGATTCCGGTTTGGAACAAGAACCAAGGGAACATTTCGGCGGCCTACGCCGACTACCGCAACGCGGTCCAAAACGTGCAACGTGTTGAACAATCGATCCGGTCACGTTTGGCGCGGACGGCGCAAGAGTTTGATGCCACGATGGCGACGGTCAAGAAATACGAAGAACAGATCATCCCGCAGGCTACGAAGAGCCTCGAGCTTTCGGAGGAAGGCTACAAAGCGGGAGAGCTTGAGTTCTTGCAAGTGCTGATCGTTCGTCGCAGTTTCTACGACTCGATGATTCGTTTCATTGAAGCCAAGGGGCAACTGGCCCAAGCGAATGCCAAAGTCGACGGTCTTCTGCTTACCGGCGGTCTCAACGCACCACAAGACTACACCGACGGCGACGGTTTCCGCGGTGCGTCGTTCGGCGGTCAATAG
- the groL gene encoding chaperonin GroEL (60 kDa chaperone family; promotes refolding of misfolded polypeptides especially under stressful conditions; forms two stacked rings of heptamers to form a barrel-shaped 14mer; ends can be capped by GroES; misfolded proteins enter the barrel where they are refolded when GroES binds), which produces MAKIIAFEQEARESIRRGVSKLARAVKVTLGPKGRNVIIQKSFGSPTVTKDGVSVAKEIDLEDVYENMGARMVREVASKTSDVAGDGTTTATVMAEAIFNEGLKAVVAGVNPIQMKRGIEQAVADITEQLKKMAIKVKSKEDMANVATVASNNDREIGTLLADAMEKVGKDGVITVDEGKSLHTEQEWVEGMQFDRGYLSPYFVTDSTTMQAVLEDAYILVFEKKISNIKDLVPVLEQVVQQSKPLLIVAEDVDGEALATLVINRLRGTFNCVAVKAPGYGDRRKAMMEDIAILTGGEAIFEALGTKLENVGIKQLGRAKKVIVDKDNTTVIEGAGKSSEIKGRIDQIRREIENSTSDYDKEKLEERLAKLAGGVAKVNVGAATESEMKEKKARVEDALHATRAAVEEGILPGGGVALLRASSKVKPGEISHDEIVGYNIVVRACRAPLTMISENAGQDGGVVCEKVLASKGNYGYNALTDVYEDLVVAGVIDPTKVTRTALGNAASVAVLLLTSDALIAEKPKDGKSGGHGGDHDMY; this is translated from the coding sequence ATGGCAAAAATCATCGCATTTGAGCAAGAGGCACGCGAGTCGATTCGTCGCGGCGTGAGCAAGTTGGCGCGAGCCGTTAAAGTGACTTTGGGTCCTAAGGGACGCAACGTCATCATCCAGAAGAGCTTCGGCAGCCCAACCGTCACGAAGGACGGTGTTTCGGTCGCCAAAGAAATCGACCTGGAAGACGTCTATGAGAACATGGGCGCTCGTATGGTTCGCGAAGTTGCCAGCAAGACCAGCGACGTCGCCGGCGATGGTACCACCACCGCGACCGTGATGGCCGAAGCGATCTTCAACGAAGGCCTGAAGGCTGTTGTTGCAGGTGTCAATCCGATCCAGATGAAGCGTGGTATCGAGCAAGCGGTTGCCGACATCACCGAACAACTGAAGAAGATGGCGATCAAGGTCAAGAGCAAGGAAGACATGGCGAACGTCGCCACCGTTGCTTCGAACAACGATCGCGAAATCGGCACCCTGTTGGCCGACGCCATGGAAAAGGTCGGTAAAGACGGCGTGATCACCGTCGACGAAGGCAAGAGCCTGCACACCGAGCAGGAATGGGTCGAAGGTATGCAGTTCGACCGCGGCTACCTGTCGCCATACTTCGTCACCGATTCGACCACCATGCAAGCCGTCCTCGAAGACGCTTACATCCTGGTCTTCGAGAAGAAGATCTCGAACATCAAGGATCTGGTTCCTGTCCTGGAACAAGTCGTTCAACAAAGCAAGCCTCTGTTGATCGTCGCTGAAGACGTCGACGGCGAAGCGTTGGCAACTTTGGTTATCAACCGCCTGCGTGGCACCTTCAACTGCGTTGCAGTGAAGGCTCCCGGCTACGGCGACCGTCGCAAGGCGATGATGGAAGATATCGCGATCCTAACCGGTGGCGAAGCGATTTTCGAAGCCTTGGGTACCAAGCTGGAAAACGTCGGTATCAAGCAATTGGGCCGTGCCAAGAAGGTGATCGTCGACAAGGACAACACCACCGTGATCGAAGGCGCTGGCAAGAGCAGCGAGATCAAGGGACGCATCGATCAGATCCGTCGCGAGATCGAGAACTCGACCAGCGATTACGACAAGGAAAAGCTGGAAGAGCGTTTGGCCAAGTTGGCTGGCGGTGTCGCCAAGGTCAACGTCGGTGCTGCGACCGAAAGCGAAATGAAAGAGAAGAAGGCACGTGTCGAAGATGCGTTGCACGCTACCCGTGCTGCCGTCGAAGAAGGCATCCTGCCAGGTGGTGGCGTTGCCCTGCTGCGTGCTAGCAGCAAGGTTAAGCCAGGCGAAATCTCGCACGACGAAATCGTTGGTTACAACATCGTCGTTCGTGCTTGCCGCGCTCCATTGACCATGATCTCGGAAAACGCCGGCCAAGATGGTGGCGTCGTCTGCGAAAAGGTTCTCGCTTCGAAGGGCAACTACGGCTACAACGCGTTGACCGACGTCTACGAAGACTTGGTTGTCGCCGGTGTCATCGACCCAACCAAGGTGACTCGCACCGCTCTGGGCAACGCAGCCAGCGTCGCTGTCCTGTTGCTGACCAGCGACGCCCTGATCGCTGAAAAGCCTAAGGACGGCAAGTCCGGCGGCCACGGTGGCGACCACGACATGTACTAA
- a CDS encoding co-chaperone GroES, with amino-acid sequence MAVATKSKTKIGLQPLGDRLVVQREVSEETTAGGIVLPGSAQEKPARGTVVALGDGKLLDDGTRSAPQVAVGDRVIFSSYAGETVETQDQEYLLMREDDILAVIEG; translated from the coding sequence ATGGCAGTAGCAACTAAATCGAAGACAAAGATTGGACTGCAACCGCTCGGCGATCGCTTGGTCGTTCAACGTGAAGTATCCGAAGAGACCACCGCGGGTGGAATCGTGTTGCCGGGTTCGGCACAAGAGAAGCCCGCTCGCGGTACGGTTGTCGCTTTGGGCGATGGCAAGCTGTTGGACGACGGAACCCGTTCGGCACCGCAAGTTGCGGTTGGCGATCGCGTGATCTTCAGCAGCTATGCTGGCGAAACCGTTGAAACCCAAGACCAAGAATATCTGCTGATGCGTGAAGACGACATCTTGGCGGTCATCGAAGGCTAA
- a CDS encoding alpha/beta hydrolase, which translates to MNRFPNTLRLVLSLSLWTQVAAAEEPTLPTLSRYSVRFDQPYHVTGETTLLADVYQPAELTDRCPIVLVIHGGAWMSGDKALPGTYARMFAENGIAAVSINYRLAPTDKFPAQLDDVRKALAWIHDQAAANRWDLQRLGMFGYSAGAHLSCMIAMLADESAETVAKTTQLSADDPLWRKQPRPIAVAAGGTPTDFRDLPPDNTMLAYFFGGTRRQRPDAYEFGSPAVLASAGDPPTLFYHGTRDLLVPIAGAEALFQRQRELKIDSEFVRVEGLGHLLSFMDAGARANVLRFMKSHLSPAAD; encoded by the coding sequence ATGAACCGATTCCCAAATACCTTGCGGCTTGTCCTCTCACTTTCCCTTTGGACGCAGGTTGCAGCGGCGGAGGAGCCAACCCTTCCCACGCTGTCTCGCTATTCCGTTCGCTTCGATCAACCCTATCACGTCACCGGGGAAACCACCCTGTTGGCCGACGTTTACCAGCCCGCCGAGCTTACCGACCGCTGCCCCATCGTCCTGGTGATTCATGGGGGTGCGTGGATGAGTGGCGACAAGGCGCTGCCGGGGACCTATGCACGGATGTTCGCAGAAAACGGAATCGCTGCGGTTTCGATCAATTACCGATTGGCTCCCACCGACAAGTTTCCCGCACAATTGGACGACGTGCGGAAGGCGTTAGCGTGGATACACGACCAGGCGGCGGCAAATCGCTGGGATTTGCAGCGGTTGGGAATGTTCGGCTACAGCGCCGGAGCCCATCTGAGCTGCATGATCGCGATGCTTGCTGATGAATCCGCCGAAACCGTTGCAAAGACGACGCAATTGTCCGCCGACGATCCGCTGTGGCGCAAGCAACCGAGGCCGATCGCGGTCGCCGCGGGGGGAACCCCCACCGATTTCCGCGATCTCCCCCCTGACAATACAATGCTCGCCTATTTCTTCGGTGGCACGCGGCGGCAACGTCCCGATGCGTATGAATTCGGATCCCCCGCGGTCCTTGCCAGTGCTGGCGATCCACCGACCCTCTTTTACCATGGCACCCGCGATCTGTTGGTCCCGATTGCTGGGGCCGAAGCGCTTTTCCAACGCCAACGCGAACTAAAGATTGACAGCGAGTTTGTCCGCGTCGAGGGGCTGGGGCATCTGCTGTCGTTCATGGACGCCGGGGCCCGGGCGAATGTGCTGAGGTTTATGAAATCCCACCTGTCGCCCGCGGCCGATTGA
- a CDS encoding DUF1559 domain-containing protein, which yields MATSFLFNDRFKTLSTAKQRKTAGFTLVELLVVIAIIGILVGLLLPAVQAAREAARRMQCGNNMKQLGLALHNYASTYNEAFPNNGWSYTGGYPADFSPFAKLLAYVEQENLQNLIDFDIYMGHPATADLPLELRAAAATRVPTFECPSDVGADLHSMTLPSGTVIDVAGTSYAMNQGSGMDGAFHPGNGTPSNGLCWIGSKIKFRDVIDGTSNTIAFAETTIGVGTDIASPTPIQDVRQYRANTSTVDVATVNLANSSGLSGVQGSITSWRGDRNHYWLRGSVPSGPVMNGSLTPNSEVPDMVVGSSKMTAARSYHPGVAVVCLVDGSVRNVSDTIDLNAWHASWTRGGGEVQTVSSQ from the coding sequence ATGGCGACTAGCTTCCTCTTTAACGATCGTTTCAAAACACTCTCCACCGCCAAGCAGCGGAAAACCGCTGGCTTTACCTTGGTCGAACTGCTGGTCGTGATCGCGATCATCGGCATCCTGGTCGGCTTGTTGCTGCCAGCCGTGCAAGCGGCCCGCGAAGCCGCTCGGCGGATGCAGTGCGGCAACAATATGAAGCAGCTCGGCTTGGCGTTGCACAACTACGCGTCGACCTATAACGAAGCCTTCCCGAACAACGGCTGGTCGTATACCGGCGGCTATCCGGCTGACTTCTCTCCGTTTGCCAAGCTGCTGGCTTACGTGGAACAAGAGAACCTGCAGAACCTGATCGATTTCGACATCTACATGGGCCATCCGGCGACCGCAGATCTCCCCCTGGAATTGCGAGCCGCAGCGGCGACGCGCGTCCCCACGTTTGAATGCCCCAGCGATGTCGGAGCCGACCTGCACTCGATGACTCTCCCCTCCGGGACGGTGATCGACGTCGCGGGAACCAGTTATGCGATGAACCAAGGAAGCGGGATGGACGGCGCGTTCCATCCGGGCAACGGGACGCCATCGAACGGATTGTGCTGGATCGGATCGAAGATCAAATTCCGCGACGTAATCGATGGGACCAGCAACACGATCGCGTTTGCCGAGACGACGATCGGAGTCGGGACCGACATCGCTTCGCCAACGCCGATCCAAGACGTCCGCCAATACCGCGCCAACACGTCGACAGTCGACGTCGCGACCGTGAATCTCGCCAATTCGAGCGGACTCAGCGGAGTGCAAGGGAGCATCACGTCGTGGCGTGGAGATCGAAACCACTACTGGCTGCGGGGCAGTGTTCCCAGCGGCCCCGTCATGAACGGCAGCCTGACGCCCAACAGCGAGGTCCCCGACATGGTGGTCGGTTCGTCGAAGATGACAGCGGCTCGCAGCTACCACCCTGGGGTCGCCGTCGTTTGCCTGGTCGACGGAAGCGTCCGCAACGTCAGCGACACAATCGATCTCAATGCATGGCACGCCAGCTGGACTCGCGGCGGTGGCGAGGTCCAAACGGTCTCCAGCCAATAG
- the ccsA gene encoding cytochrome c biogenesis protein codes for MATVTADRNRDSEIGINALTMSALSFLGSLKWTVALFALSIVIILAGTLAQDEMNMQQVKDAYFTSWVSRVYIDDFVPQPFYFHEHRIGANSLMPDGAWFPFPGGKLIGFALLINLIAAKITRFHIRATGTRLIAGIAVCAVGLGVLLAIVFGASNAEGLQGQPPSYPMVWYGLCAMVFLALAGSIAGIVSAPRRGWKYAFGTLAILFGAGAIAILMGFTIGEPGLRIVWQMAKGLGVASILLVGCLLLFGQQGGNLLLHFGVALLMIGQFAFGDRQLEQRLILSQRESSNTLINMDQVELAFMDKSKEGETQVIAIPDSMLSSYEGSDSRISDPRLPFEIEVVDYMPNSQVADEGENPADTGLGQRLAVKEAAPVGGASEGTNIVSAYVRFYAKGNTEPLGTFLVSQYLNDAEKLFSGGSFKDSFDILEAHDKEYAVGLRYARVPKPYWIQLSEVRRVNYSGTETPRDYSSFIRIVDTETGEDRQERIWMNNPLRYRGETFYQSQYLESPGGSKATVLQVVRNEGWLIPYVACGIVGLGMMVHFIGTLDRFVGRREREEKKKPAPEKTGSQWPIVATVAVVAFYQISMLVPPTVWQGMSSRDPQARAMDMYQAGAIPIMSGGRVLPLDQFARDAMKLVSNKDSLPTAKAPKALVDRVGKKLSAMEWFFESIGDREEILDFPMIRIDATEVLSEVGLSERTEKRYSFRELQPSFAKIETIAKATRDKEPQSLSFKENAIMQLYRRLNHFLMVKQVFREPLRVEDLSEKEIPEGMSLRDLREAVLRVNTMQVREVMQVGGPAIFPPQENADSEIEGTQPEWKMYAPAALEAYAAQLDDADANIPGLAGFDAMRNAYEQDDAPAFNEGLDVMLASVDAANPSNMQPWRVRLERWLVGTHSSVAAFTVYVLALLIALYCLMIKSPRAQKTAFYLIGCSLALHTMILVVRMMITGRAPVINLYSSAVFISWAGVLFGLGLERIYRHGIGNVVAAMCGVFGLLVAYSLNSGDTMPVLQAVLDTQFWLSTHVVTITLGYTATFLAGILGILYLFFSSRISPKLFAYRRDIFRMIYGVCCFGILFSFIGTVLGGLWADDSWGRFWGWDPKENGALLIVIWNALMLHARWDGMVGERGFATLAVGGNIITAWSWFGTNQLGFGLHSYGGQDSVKLMLLAFVASQLVIIGIGVTGSLLKPTKPSGNA; via the coding sequence ATGGCAACGGTGACTGCAGATCGCAATCGCGATTCCGAGATCGGAATCAATGCACTGACGATGTCGGCACTTTCGTTCTTAGGTTCGTTGAAATGGACCGTCGCGCTCTTTGCGCTCTCGATTGTCATCATCTTGGCCGGCACGTTGGCGCAAGATGAAATGAACATGCAGCAAGTCAAAGACGCCTACTTCACCAGCTGGGTGAGCCGAGTTTACATCGACGATTTTGTCCCCCAGCCGTTTTACTTTCACGAACATCGCATCGGGGCCAATTCGTTGATGCCCGACGGTGCCTGGTTCCCCTTCCCCGGCGGCAAACTTATCGGGTTTGCACTGCTGATCAACTTAATCGCTGCCAAGATCACGCGGTTCCATATCCGTGCAACCGGCACCCGTTTGATCGCGGGAATCGCTGTCTGTGCCGTCGGCCTGGGCGTCCTGTTAGCGATCGTGTTTGGTGCTTCTAACGCCGAGGGATTGCAGGGGCAACCGCCGTCGTACCCGATGGTTTGGTATGGGCTCTGCGCGATGGTCTTCCTGGCTTTGGCGGGATCGATCGCCGGGATCGTTTCGGCGCCGCGTCGCGGTTGGAAGTATGCATTCGGAACGTTGGCGATCCTCTTTGGCGCTGGTGCGATTGCGATCCTGATGGGATTCACGATCGGCGAGCCTGGACTGCGGATCGTATGGCAGATGGCCAAGGGACTGGGCGTCGCCAGTATCTTGTTGGTGGGATGCCTATTGCTCTTTGGCCAGCAAGGCGGCAACTTGCTGCTCCATTTCGGCGTGGCCCTGTTGATGATCGGCCAATTTGCTTTTGGCGACCGACAACTCGAACAACGACTGATTCTGTCGCAACGCGAATCCTCTAACACCTTAATCAACATGGACCAAGTGGAGCTTGCGTTCATGGATAAATCGAAAGAGGGGGAGACGCAGGTGATCGCGATCCCCGATTCGATGCTTTCGTCATACGAAGGAAGTGATTCACGGATCAGCGACCCGCGGCTGCCGTTTGAGATCGAAGTCGTCGACTACATGCCCAACTCGCAAGTCGCCGATGAGGGAGAGAATCCCGCCGACACTGGGCTCGGCCAACGGTTGGCTGTCAAAGAGGCAGCCCCGGTGGGAGGTGCCAGCGAAGGGACCAACATCGTCTCGGCGTACGTCCGCTTCTACGCCAAAGGCAACACCGAGCCCTTGGGAACGTTTCTCGTTTCGCAGTACCTGAATGACGCCGAAAAGCTATTCAGTGGCGGTTCGTTTAAGGACAGCTTCGACATCCTCGAAGCGCACGACAAGGAATATGCCGTTGGCTTGCGTTACGCACGCGTTCCCAAACCGTACTGGATTCAATTGTCCGAAGTCCGCCGCGTCAATTACAGCGGCACTGAGACACCTCGCGACTACAGTTCGTTCATCCGCATCGTCGACACCGAAACGGGGGAAGATCGGCAGGAGCGGATCTGGATGAACAATCCCCTGCGTTATCGCGGCGAGACGTTTTATCAATCGCAATATTTGGAATCCCCCGGCGGATCGAAAGCCACCGTCCTGCAAGTCGTTCGAAATGAGGGCTGGTTGATCCCTTATGTCGCCTGTGGCATCGTCGGTCTCGGCATGATGGTCCACTTCATCGGCACCCTGGACCGCTTTGTCGGCCGCCGTGAACGCGAAGAGAAGAAAAAGCCGGCCCCTGAAAAGACTGGCAGCCAATGGCCGATTGTCGCCACCGTCGCGGTCGTCGCGTTCTATCAAATCAGCATGTTGGTCCCACCGACCGTTTGGCAAGGCATGTCCAGTCGCGATCCCCAGGCGCGTGCGATGGACATGTATCAAGCCGGCGCGATCCCGATCATGTCGGGCGGTCGCGTTTTGCCGTTGGATCAATTTGCCCGCGACGCGATGAAGCTGGTCAGCAACAAAGACTCGCTGCCCACCGCAAAGGCTCCCAAGGCGCTGGTCGATCGCGTGGGCAAAAAGCTCTCGGCAATGGAATGGTTCTTCGAATCGATTGGAGACCGTGAAGAGATCCTCGACTTCCCAATGATCCGGATCGATGCGACGGAAGTGCTTAGCGAAGTCGGTTTGTCGGAACGAACCGAGAAACGATACAGCTTCCGCGAACTGCAACCTTCGTTTGCTAAGATTGAAACGATCGCCAAGGCGACCCGCGATAAAGAGCCTCAATCGCTCAGCTTCAAAGAAAACGCGATCATGCAACTGTATCGCAGGTTGAACCACTTCCTGATGGTCAAACAAGTCTTCCGCGAACCGTTGCGCGTCGAAGACCTCAGCGAGAAAGAAATCCCCGAGGGAATGTCGCTGCGGGATCTTCGCGAGGCGGTGTTGCGTGTCAACACGATGCAGGTTCGGGAGGTGATGCAAGTGGGCGGACCGGCGATCTTCCCACCGCAAGAAAATGCGGACAGCGAAATCGAAGGGACACAGCCCGAGTGGAAGATGTACGCACCGGCCGCGTTGGAAGCTTATGCGGCACAATTGGATGATGCGGATGCAAACATCCCGGGGCTCGCAGGTTTCGATGCCATGCGGAACGCGTACGAGCAAGACGACGCCCCCGCATTCAACGAGGGGCTCGATGTGATGTTGGCTTCGGTCGACGCTGCCAATCCCAGCAACATGCAACCTTGGCGGGTGCGGTTGGAACGTTGGCTGGTCGGAACGCATTCCAGCGTGGCCGCATTCACGGTCTACGTGCTGGCATTGCTGATTGCCTTGTATTGCCTGATGATCAAATCACCCCGAGCGCAAAAGACGGCCTTCTATTTGATCGGTTGTTCGCTGGCACTCCATACGATGATCCTCGTCGTTCGGATGATGATTACCGGCCGCGCTCCGGTGATCAATCTCTATTCGTCGGCGGTCTTCATCTCCTGGGCGGGCGTGCTGTTTGGCTTGGGCTTGGAACGCATCTACCGCCATGGGATCGGCAACGTGGTCGCCGCGATGTGTGGTGTGTTCGGATTGCTGGTCGCCTACAGCTTGAATTCCGGTGATACGATGCCGGTGTTGCAAGCGGTGTTGGACACCCAGTTCTGGTTGTCGACGCATGTGGTCACGATCACCTTGGGGTATACCGCGACATTCCTGGCGGGCATCCTGGGAATCCTGTACCTGTTTTTCTCGAGTCGCATCAGTCCCAAACTCTTCGCGTACCGCCGCGACATCTTCCGGATGATCTACGGCGTCTGCTGCTTTGGAATCTTGTTCAGCTTCATCGGCACCGTGTTGGGCGGATTGTGGGCCGATGACAGCTGGGGCCGCTTCTGGGGTTGGGATCCGAAAGAGAACGGTGCGTTGTTGATCGTGATCTGGAACGCTTTGATGTTGCACGCACGTTGGGACGGAATGGTCGGGGAACGTGGTTTCGCAACCTTGGCCGTCGGGGGGAACATCATCACGGCGTGGAGTTGGTTCGGAACGAATCAACTTGGATTTGGCCTGCACTCCTACGGTGGCCAAGACAGCGTGAAATTGATGCTACTGGCCTTTGTCGCCAGCCAATTGGTGATCATTGGCATCGGCGTTACCGGTTCGCTGTTGAAACCAACCAAACCGAGCGGCAACGCATAG